GGAGCTCATCGTCACGCTTGAACCCGACCTGCTGACACCTGCCTTCGTTTACGACGAAATTGAGAACTATGAAGAACTAATCGTACAGAAGTCGGGGATGAAACCGGATCGAGTCGCACAGTTCATCGACCTTCTGTTCCAGTACATCGATGTCGTCTCTGCCAGCGAGTTCTATCCGGCTATCGAGAGAGCAGATGAAGCAATCGGGGAGACCGACTCCGACGATGTACTCTATCTTGCGTGTGCGATAGCCTGTGATGCGGCCATCTGGAGCGACGATTCCGACTTCGAGGAGCAGAATTTGGTAGAGACGTACTCGACGGCTGATGTCATCAGCTCGTTCGAAAGGCGCTAACACGATATACGGTGGATATCCTCTCTCGATACCAGTTCGGCGGTTTGCAAATCCCTATGACACTCACTCGTCTGGTCATCCATCGAGTGAAAACAAAATTATATGCGTTGTGCCTGTTCGAGATATCGATCTACCGCCTTGTTTGCCCACGTCAACATCGCGGGATTTGCACTTTCTACTATACCCTGTGACTCGCCTCCCCCGTCACACAGCCAGAGGTGGACTGTCTCGTCGAGAACGAGGAGGACGAACGAAATTGGTTCCTCGTAGCGTCGGACCGTAGACGAACTATCGGCAATTTCGCGCCACCGCTCTTTCAATTCGTGGTCGTCCCCGATATTGTCGAGATACGTGCCACCCAGAACACAGTCCGCAGTGAAACGACGTGTTACAACACCATTATGAATGGCTTCGACATACCGTGGCGGGGCAGTCCGTGCGACACACCGGAATCGGGAGCTCTTCT
The Halalkaliarchaeum desulfuricum DNA segment above includes these coding regions:
- a CDS encoding PIN domain-containing protein; this translates as MISGQFVVISALIADSKTRELIVTLEPDLLTPAFVYDEIENYEELIVQKSGMKPDRVAQFIDLLFQYIDVVSASEFYPAIERADEAIGETDSDDVLYLACAIACDAAIWSDDSDFEEQNLVETYSTADVISSFERR
- a CDS encoding transcriptional regulator FilR1 domain-containing protein; its protein translation is MVPTAPFDYGIEQLQKSSRFRCVARTAPPRYVEAIHNGVVTRRFTADCVLGGTYLDNIGDDHELKERWREIADSSSTVRRYEEPISFVLLVLDETVHLWLCDGGGESQGIVESANPAMLTWANKAVDRYLEQAQRI